A window of Pedobacter lusitanus contains these coding sequences:
- a CDS encoding aspartate aminotransferase family protein — protein sequence MISHKELFLRNNAQTSTSPNMLEVDHAEGMYLYGKDGKSYMDLVSGFAVSNIGHRNPRVLDAIRAQLDKYLHLTVYGEFVQSPMVLFAEKLISVLPSELNNVYFVNSGTEATEGALKLAKRFTGRSGIISCHHAYHGSTHGALSVMGNEYYKQKYRPLLPDVRFITFGKEEDLELITTAVACVIMETVQGEAGIRVASESYMQKLRERCTATGTLLILDEIQAAFGRTGKLFAFEHYGIVPDILLLAKALGGGMPIGAFIANREVMGVLKENPILGHITTFGGHPVSSVAGLASLEVILDENLVEGVTAKGELFKSLLVHPLIREVRGKGLMMSIQLDSFEQVEKVSRLCAADGLIIDWFLHCETALRVAPPLIITEEEIRKACSIILKALNAL from the coding sequence ATGATCAGCCATAAAGAACTTTTTTTACGTAATAACGCACAAACATCTACCAGTCCTAATATGCTTGAAGTAGATCATGCAGAAGGAATGTATCTGTACGGTAAAGACGGTAAAAGTTATATGGATCTGGTTTCTGGTTTTGCTGTCAGCAATATCGGGCACCGGAATCCAAGGGTTCTTGATGCGATCAGAGCACAACTCGATAAATATCTTCATCTTACTGTTTATGGTGAGTTTGTACAGTCGCCGATGGTATTATTTGCGGAGAAATTAATCAGCGTATTACCTTCAGAACTTAATAACGTCTATTTTGTGAATTCCGGAACCGAAGCGACAGAAGGAGCACTTAAACTGGCTAAACGGTTCACCGGCAGATCCGGTATTATTTCATGTCATCATGCCTATCATGGAAGCACACATGGAGCTTTAAGTGTGATGGGTAATGAATATTATAAACAAAAATACCGCCCTTTATTACCAGACGTACGTTTTATAACTTTTGGTAAAGAAGAAGATCTGGAACTGATTACTACAGCTGTTGCTTGTGTTATTATGGAGACTGTTCAGGGAGAAGCGGGGATAAGAGTAGCTTCTGAAAGTTATATGCAGAAGCTAAGAGAAAGATGTACCGCTACCGGAACACTACTGATTCTGGATGAAATACAGGCGGCATTTGGACGTACCGGTAAATTATTTGCTTTTGAACATTATGGTATTGTACCAGATATTCTTTTGCTGGCGAAAGCTTTGGGAGGTGGGATGCCAATTGGTGCTTTTATCGCAAACAGAGAGGTGATGGGCGTTTTGAAGGAAAATCCTATCCTGGGCCATATTACTACGTTTGGTGGTCATCCGGTATCAAGTGTGGCCGGACTGGCAAGTTTAGAAGTTATTCTGGACGAAAACCTGGTAGAGGGAGTAACTGCAAAAGGCGAATTGTTTAAAAGCTTGCTTGTGCATCCACTGATTCGTGAAGTCAGGGGTAAAGGTTTGATGATGAGTATACAGCTGGATAGTTTTGAACAGGTAGAAAAGGTCAGCAGGCTTTGTGCTGCCGATGGGCTAATTATTGACTGGTTTTTGCATTGTGAAACGGCTTTACGGGTTGCTCCTCCATTGATTATTACAGAAGAAGAAATCAGGAAAGCCTGTTCCATAATTTTGAAGGCACTGAATGCACTGTAA
- a CDS encoding response regulator gives MNKKILIFDDDQEVLTAMESLLDFVDWDLITFSTGRDAMLKIGNEKPDLILMDIELDGFDGREICRSIKENTNLQHIPIILISGQLREEMVINTEFGPDDFLPKPFNIGDLIDKVYFQLAS, from the coding sequence ATGAATAAGAAAATTTTAATATTTGATGATGACCAGGAAGTATTAACAGCTATGGAATCTTTGCTGGATTTTGTGGACTGGGATCTGATTACCTTTTCAACAGGCCGGGATGCGATGTTAAAAATAGGAAATGAAAAACCTGATCTGATATTAATGGATATAGAACTGGATGGGTTTGACGGCAGGGAAATATGCCGCTCAATTAAAGAGAATACAAACCTGCAGCATATTCCAATTATCCTGATTTCAGGGCAGCTCCGTGAAGAAATGGTCATCAATACAGAGTTTGGCCCTGATGATTTTTTACCTAAGCCTTTTAATATTGGCGATCTGATAGATAAGGTTTATTTCCAGCTGGCCTCCTGA
- a CDS encoding sulfite exporter TauE/SafE family protein: MLYDLFILCLVSFAAGFIDAVVGGGGLLQTPAILIVLPQYPVATLFGTVKIPSLSGTAFAAWKYAMDVKLDWKFLIYVAVMAFIGAVLGAHYVTMIDGKLLKPVILVILIVIALYTYFNKTFGVGTAKEMTRLQQLITGFLFGFSIGFYDGLIGPGTGTFFILAFISLMGYDFLKASASAKLINIATNLAAICYFSSTGHILYEYALPMAVFNVGGAFLGTKLAILKGNKFIRAFFLMVVVFAILRFAYDIFLK; this comes from the coding sequence ATGCTTTACGACCTGTTTATCCTTTGTCTGGTTTCTTTCGCCGCTGGTTTTATTGATGCTGTTGTAGGTGGTGGCGGACTCTTACAAACTCCTGCAATCTTAATTGTGCTTCCGCAATATCCTGTTGCAACTCTGTTTGGAACAGTCAAAATACCTTCTCTTTCCGGGACGGCTTTTGCAGCCTGGAAATACGCTATGGATGTTAAACTGGACTGGAAATTCCTGATATATGTAGCTGTTATGGCCTTTATAGGTGCAGTTCTGGGGGCGCATTATGTGACCATGATAGATGGAAAACTGTTAAAGCCTGTGATACTGGTCATTTTGATCGTTATTGCCTTATATACCTATTTCAATAAAACCTTTGGGGTGGGTACGGCAAAAGAAATGACCAGGCTGCAGCAATTAATAACTGGTTTTCTTTTTGGCTTTTCCATAGGCTTTTATGACGGATTAATTGGTCCGGGTACCGGGACGTTTTTTATCCTGGCATTTATATCTTTAATGGGATACGATTTTCTGAAGGCCAGTGCCAGTGCTAAATTGATCAATATTGCAACAAACCTGGCTGCTATCTGTTATTTTAGCAGCACAGGTCATATTTTATATGAATATGCTTTGCCAATGGCAGTTTTTAATGTTGGTGGTGCATTTCTGGGTACAAAACTCGCTATATTAAAAGGAAACAAGTTTATCAGGGCATTTTTCCTGATGGTTGTTGTCTTTGCTATTTTGCGTTTCGCTTATGATATATTTTTAAAATAA
- the cls gene encoding cardiolipin synthase: MQEISWILLLEIAYTLIVIATCLRIIYDTNSTSKTLAYLMLTVFVPILGIIIYFCVGMNYRKRKLYSKKIVNNELMQRHIKKQIFRESEKTWNTVPAELHKYQKLVKLLLNDGMSNLSGNNRIEILKNGEEKFPAVLEALREAKHHIHIEYYIYEDDMIGNQIKDILIEKARAGVQVRLIYDDFGSSSIRKKVVPELIDAGVQAYPFYKILFIALANRINYRNHRKIIVIDGRMAFTGGINVSDRYINSPGRRDQLYWRDTHVKITGPGIYYLQYLFICDWNFCADQGLIPQRDFFLAEQENGGNAIMQIAASGPDSDNPTILLSLIQAIGMAEKEILITTPYFIPGESLLDALVVAALSGVKVVLLVPGKSDSRMVSAAGKSYYGDLMSAGVEIYEYQKGFIHAKTMVSDQQLSVIGTANMDNRSFELNFEVNSVIYDSHTAQEMTKIFYEDLKDAQKINPEEWEKRPLYKQFPEKLSRLFSPLM; this comes from the coding sequence ATGCAGGAAATCAGCTGGATACTTTTACTGGAAATTGCCTATACGCTAATTGTTATAGCTACGTGTCTGCGCATCATATATGATACCAATTCAACCAGTAAGACACTGGCCTATCTGATGCTGACCGTGTTTGTTCCCATACTGGGAATTATTATCTATTTCTGTGTAGGAATGAATTACCGCAAGCGTAAATTATACAGTAAAAAGATCGTCAATAATGAACTGATGCAGCGGCATATCAAAAAACAAATCTTCAGGGAGTCAGAAAAGACGTGGAATACGGTACCAGCCGAACTTCATAAATATCAGAAACTGGTCAAACTGCTGCTTAATGACGGGATGAGTAACCTGAGCGGAAATAACAGGATTGAGATACTAAAAAATGGAGAAGAGAAATTTCCGGCCGTACTGGAAGCCTTAAGGGAAGCCAAACATCATATTCATATTGAGTATTATATCTATGAAGATGATATGATAGGTAACCAGATCAAAGATATACTGATAGAGAAAGCCAGGGCAGGAGTACAGGTACGTTTAATTTATGATGATTTTGGCAGCAGCAGTATCCGTAAAAAAGTAGTTCCTGAATTAATTGATGCAGGAGTTCAGGCATATCCCTTTTATAAAATTCTGTTTATTGCACTGGCCAACAGAATCAATTACAGAAATCACCGTAAAATTATCGTCATTGACGGTCGTATGGCATTTACCGGAGGTATTAATGTCAGTGATCGTTATATCAATAGTCCAGGTCGCCGGGATCAGCTTTACTGGCGGGATACACATGTCAAAATTACAGGTCCCGGAATTTATTACCTGCAGTATTTGTTTATCTGTGACTGGAATTTTTGTGCAGATCAGGGGTTAATCCCTCAAAGGGACTTTTTTCTGGCAGAGCAGGAGAATGGTGGAAATGCGATTATGCAGATTGCGGCCAGTGGGCCGGATTCCGATAATCCGACAATTTTGCTCTCCCTGATCCAGGCTATAGGAATGGCTGAGAAAGAGATTCTGATTACTACTCCTTATTTTATTCCAGGAGAAAGTTTACTCGATGCCCTGGTTGTAGCAGCGCTGAGTGGAGTAAAAGTAGTTCTGCTGGTTCCCGGAAAATCTGATTCCAGAATGGTTTCAGCCGCAGGTAAGTCTTATTATGGAGATCTGATGAGTGCAGGAGTGGAAATTTATGAATACCAGAAAGGCTTCATTCACGCAAAAACAATGGTTTCTGATCAGCAATTATCAGTTATTGGTACTGCGAATATGGACAATAGAAGTTTTGAACTGAACTTTGAGGTGAACAGTGTTATTTATGACAGTCATACCGCTCAGGAAATGACAAAAATTTTCTATGAGGATCTGAAAGATGCTCAAAAGATTAATCCCGAAGAATGGGAGAAAAGACCTTTGTACAAACAGTTCCCCGAAAAGTTAAGCCGCCTGTTTTCTCCTTTGATGTAA
- a CDS encoding DUF3606 domain-containing protein, producing the protein MLRHTYYDQNETKMPENKLIDLQEYYEVEYWSKKFGVTPELLKRAVKESDSAVADEVEKYIKTKFA; encoded by the coding sequence ATGCTCAGACATACCTATTACGATCAAAACGAGACAAAAATGCCGGAAAACAAGTTAATCGACTTACAAGAGTACTATGAGGTTGAATACTGGTCTAAAAAATTTGGTGTAACACCAGAACTTTTAAAACGTGCCGTAAAAGAATCAGACAGTGCCGTAGCTGATGAAGTTGAAAAATATATAAAAACAAAATTCGCTTAA
- a CDS encoding tetratricopeptide repeat protein — protein MIAVDCKFYLKTGFLSLICLFLLFKAAARDAPGQELKHTLELSNRFPDSAFILLRKLHHKALMDNDKRTIGVCLQQMGKICYAQGHYAQSLEYHQQADKLFRQLEDKNLLADNLNDMGVVYYQNFNKKTSRKQYDQALKLYKMTSNKVGLGETYGHIGHLYEKQQRYDSAFYYQRHALYEYQQAGYKQGVAKIYENLGSIHEDLVHYDSARYYFDASLILYKAVNNEVSSIEVINNLGDIMRKTGDYQQGLKFTRKALSLSIATKNEYQQASAYRDIAKAFNLLNQNDSAYYYMELSRKHLLHLYSDESNKQMSFLQIIYNIDKKNDEIAALENSRKINLIISIAVVVVILLLIVMGLLTISRQRLKLRENKAIAEKNEQLNRAQQEQLEHKSRELTTHTLQVIQHNNFLDSMRNKLDLMIKEDKRDQKRQLLQLVRQINQNINHDQQWKDFTQVFEQLHQSFFDNLKTHCEDLTVNDIRLIALLKMNMSSKDMAVIFGISQDSLRVARYRLRKKLNISQGDNLSTFIQTI, from the coding sequence ATGATAGCTGTCGACTGCAAATTTTATCTTAAAACGGGGTTTTTATCTTTAATCTGTTTATTCCTCCTGTTCAAAGCTGCAGCCAGAGATGCCCCCGGTCAGGAACTTAAACATACCCTGGAATTAAGTAACCGCTTTCCTGATTCCGCATTTATCCTGCTCAGGAAACTTCATCATAAAGCGTTGATGGATAACGACAAAAGAACTATTGGGGTATGTTTGCAGCAAATGGGGAAAATCTGTTACGCCCAGGGTCACTATGCGCAATCCCTTGAGTATCACCAGCAGGCAGATAAATTGTTCAGACAGCTGGAAGATAAAAATCTGCTTGCAGATAATCTCAATGATATGGGAGTGGTCTATTATCAGAACTTCAACAAAAAAACCTCCAGAAAACAATACGACCAGGCCTTAAAACTCTATAAAATGACCAGTAACAAGGTCGGGCTGGGAGAAACATATGGGCATATAGGTCATTTATACGAAAAACAACAACGTTATGACAGTGCTTTCTATTATCAGCGGCATGCTTTATATGAATATCAACAGGCTGGTTACAAACAGGGAGTTGCCAAAATTTATGAAAACCTGGGCAGCATACATGAAGATCTGGTTCATTATGATTCAGCCAGGTATTATTTTGATGCTTCGCTGATCTTATATAAAGCTGTAAATAACGAGGTTTCCAGCATTGAGGTCATTAATAATCTGGGGGATATCATGCGTAAGACCGGTGATTATCAGCAGGGATTAAAGTTTACCAGAAAAGCACTGAGTTTATCCATTGCTACTAAAAATGAATATCAGCAGGCCTCTGCATACCGTGACATAGCCAAAGCCTTCAATCTGCTTAATCAAAATGACAGCGCCTATTATTACATGGAATTAAGCCGTAAGCATTTGCTTCATCTTTATTCTGATGAAAGTAATAAGCAAATGTCTTTTTTACAGATTATTTATAACATAGATAAGAAAAATGATGAAATCGCAGCTTTGGAAAATAGCCGTAAAATCAATCTGATTATCAGTATTGCCGTGGTTGTGGTAATTCTGCTGTTAATTGTTATGGGCTTATTAACCATTTCCAGACAGCGCTTAAAGCTAAGGGAAAACAAGGCCATTGCAGAAAAGAATGAACAGCTTAACCGTGCCCAGCAGGAGCAGCTGGAGCATAAAAGCCGGGAGCTGACTACCCATACCTTACAGGTCATTCAGCACAATAATTTTCTGGACAGTATGCGTAATAAACTTGATCTGATGATTAAAGAGGATAAGCGGGATCAGAAAAGACAACTCTTACAGCTGGTCAGACAAATCAATCAGAATATCAATCATGATCAGCAGTGGAAAGATTTTACTCAGGTATTCGAACAGTTACATCAGTCATTTTTTGATAACCTTAAAACACATTGTGAAGATCTTACTGTAAACGATATCCGTTTAATTGCCCTGCTGAAGATGAATATGAGTTCTAAAGATATGGCCGTGATCTTTGGTATCTCTCAGGATAGTCTGCGGGTAGCCAGATACAGGTTAAGGAAAAAACTGAATATTAGTCAGGGTGACAATCTAAGCACCTTTATTCAGACTATCTGA
- a CDS encoding TonB-dependent receptor has protein sequence MKLILQTILCLFLSIAVAKAGNIKGHVYDHRTGEALVGASVKLENTTQTTMTGLDGSFEFKHVKTGVFTIKVSYISYKSFTKQITVEKEHNPALNIYLSDDSSNDLSEIVIAAKQEGSTERTARKIEQKSMQVMNVVSGRAMEVSPDLTVANAIQRVSGVTIERSNNGDGQYAILRGMDKRYNYTLVNSIKIPSPDNKFRYVPLDIFPSELLERLEVYKSLTPNMEGDAVGGVVNMVMKDAPSKLQVNANLATGYSQMLFDRKFLAFDRSDANAKSPYETRGRNYDAKAADFSKGSTDYKAKQADPNLVGGISIGQRFLNNKLGVLIAGSYQNTYRGTNSTFFNSTVAETDKYSRITSMADRQFSEQQKRYGLHGKIDYNFNDRNKLSLFNSYVNLTSIQTRDQITTNFATSEYNAAAGSAEISYATRSRFTEQQIYNSTLHGEHTLIPKKLKIQWSAVYSTAKNDIPDETTITLNGTRRNFIDNRTTAKESNHRWSRNTDEDKAGYLDITYTADIAGTKVDFTGGGLYRDKQRSSFYNNYVLYPLNRAGLYGTDFMNYTTIGWEVQNPKGAVANPLTYDASEKTTAGYGMFSFKIAKLEVIGGARVEHTNQGYNLLFPAGESNPAGSQVYTDLLPSLNLKYGLSKNQNLRATYFRSLNRPGFYEIVPSKTVNEEYQERGNPDLKRAIADNFDLRYELFPNSTDQLLVGAFYKNIKDPIEYTIQADATRGQDQYYSPGNFGTAKNYGLEVDYIKFFHKIGIKANYTYTHSKITTDKSSRIRTETGDLKLINVEQSRPLFGQSAHTGNLSLLYKDSKNGWDAQLAGSYTGERINTISQFVDNDLWQKGFIQMDASVEKRFKNNISVFVKAGNLLNTPNELFIKGKNSLNNDLPKQKEGKNETLIRKDYYEQTYLIGLRYKL, from the coding sequence ATGAAATTAATTTTACAAACGATTCTCTGCTTATTCTTAAGCATTGCGGTGGCAAAAGCCGGTAACATTAAAGGACATGTGTATGATCACCGGACCGGAGAAGCCCTGGTAGGCGCTTCGGTAAAGCTGGAAAACACAACACAAACTACCATGACGGGTTTGGATGGTTCTTTCGAGTTTAAACATGTTAAAACCGGGGTATTTACGATTAAGGTTTCTTATATCAGTTATAAGAGCTTCACTAAACAGATTACAGTTGAAAAAGAACACAATCCTGCATTGAATATCTATCTGAGTGATGACAGTAGTAATGATCTGAGCGAGATTGTCATTGCAGCCAAACAGGAAGGCTCTACAGAGCGTACCGCCAGGAAGATAGAGCAGAAGTCCATGCAGGTTATGAACGTGGTTTCAGGCAGGGCAATGGAAGTCTCACCTGATTTGACAGTGGCCAATGCGATACAGCGGGTTTCGGGAGTGACGATAGAAAGAAGTAATAACGGAGACGGGCAGTATGCTATTTTAAGAGGTATGGATAAAAGGTATAACTATACCCTGGTCAACAGCATTAAGATACCTAGTCCTGACAACAAATTCAGGTATGTACCGCTGGATATTTTTCCGTCAGAGTTACTGGAACGCCTGGAAGTCTACAAATCACTGACCCCTAATATGGAAGGCGATGCGGTAGGCGGTGTGGTTAATATGGTGATGAAAGACGCCCCATCAAAATTACAGGTTAATGCGAATCTGGCTACAGGTTATAGTCAGATGCTTTTTGACCGTAAATTTCTGGCCTTTGACCGGAGTGATGCCAATGCTAAATCTCCTTATGAAACAAGAGGCAGAAACTATGACGCTAAAGCAGCCGATTTTTCTAAAGGAAGTACCGACTACAAAGCAAAACAGGCAGATCCGAATCTGGTTGGTGGTATTTCCATCGGTCAGCGTTTTCTGAATAATAAGCTGGGTGTATTAATAGCGGGCAGTTATCAGAATACCTATCGCGGTACCAACAGTACTTTCTTTAATTCGACTGTTGCAGAAACCGATAAATACTCAAGAATTACTTCCATGGCCGACCGTCAGTTCAGCGAACAGCAAAAACGATATGGTTTACATGGTAAAATCGATTATAATTTCAATGACAGAAACAAACTTTCACTGTTCAACTCTTATGTGAATCTAACCAGTATTCAGACACGTGATCAGATTACCACAAATTTTGCAACCTCAGAATATAATGCGGCAGCTGGTAGTGCAGAGATTTCTTATGCTACCCGTTCAAGATTTACTGAACAGCAGATTTACAACAGTACATTACACGGAGAACACACGCTGATTCCGAAAAAATTAAAAATACAGTGGTCTGCAGTTTATTCTACGGCCAAAAATGATATTCCTGACGAAACGACAATCACTTTAAACGGCACACGCAGGAACTTCATAGATAACCGTACTACAGCTAAAGAAAGCAATCACAGATGGTCAAGAAACACTGACGAAGATAAAGCCGGTTATCTGGACATCACCTATACCGCTGATATTGCAGGTACAAAAGTTGATTTTACAGGTGGAGGATTGTACAGAGACAAACAGAGAAGCAGTTTCTATAACAACTATGTGCTTTATCCGTTAAACAGAGCCGGTCTGTATGGCACAGACTTTATGAATTATACAACTATCGGCTGGGAAGTTCAGAATCCAAAAGGGGCAGTGGCTAATCCGCTTACTTATGATGCTTCTGAGAAAACTACTGCCGGATATGGAATGTTTAGTTTCAAAATTGCTAAACTGGAAGTTATCGGAGGGGCAAGAGTAGAACATACTAATCAGGGGTATAACCTTTTATTTCCTGCGGGAGAATCAAATCCTGCCGGCAGCCAGGTATATACTGATCTGCTTCCGAGTTTAAACTTAAAATATGGTCTGAGTAAAAACCAGAATTTAAGAGCAACCTATTTCCGCTCGCTGAACCGTCCCGGATTTTATGAGATTGTACCCTCAAAAACTGTTAATGAAGAGTATCAGGAACGCGGTAATCCGGATCTGAAAAGGGCAATTGCTGATAACTTTGACTTACGTTATGAATTGTTCCCGAACAGTACAGACCAGTTACTGGTAGGAGCATTCTATAAAAACATTAAAGATCCGATTGAGTACACCATACAGGCAGATGCAACCAGAGGACAGGATCAATATTATTCACCGGGTAATTTTGGAACAGCAAAAAACTATGGACTTGAGGTAGATTATATCAAGTTTTTCCATAAAATAGGGATTAAAGCAAATTATACCTATACACATTCTAAAATTACAACAGACAAAAGCAGCAGGATCAGAACCGAAACCGGCGACCTTAAACTGATTAATGTTGAACAAAGCAGACCGCTGTTTGGTCAGTCAGCCCATACAGGAAACCTGTCATTGCTTTACAAAGACAGTAAAAACGGATGGGATGCACAACTTGCAGGATCATATACCGGAGAGCGTATCAATACCATCTCACAGTTTGTCGACAACGATTTATGGCAGAAAGGTTTTATACAAATGGACGCTTCAGTAGAAAAGAGATTTAAAAACAATATCAGCGTCTTTGTTAAAGCTGGAAATTTGTTGAATACACCTAATGAATTGTTTATCAAAGGAAAAAATAGTCTGAATAATGACTTGCCAAAACAAAAAGAAGGCAAGAATGAAACCCTTATCCGTAAAGATTATTACGAACAGACCTATCTGATAGGCTTACGCTATAAGTTATAA
- a CDS encoding right-handed parallel beta-helix repeat-containing protein: protein MKLNKLLIAAVLMTALFASCKKANIDVDTTPVVQNGNGISGEVFGIWTKGSVVRVTGDIIVPATKSLVIEEGVTVIMDTIAKPEFIVLGNLYSMGTAASPVKITIEENYRTAANKFGKLWGGILAAPTCSELLLDNTILEYGGGATTEASTSVKMGLYKAKSGENTPALWFSNVKGKLVVSNSTFRYFRDDCTYIEGGKIIFSNNRFYSTGLVGGEGINIKSGCLADISYNLFYATNTNALKLSNVGDRTPQAHVVAYNNTMLNTGWRRPTAKGGSVWLESTIYAELYNNLFANVRFGIKRDIKLPEDKRSVFKNSLYYGYNQVTADQFQPKTDIIAGTNDVIGKLAGENDPKFVNYPLNTATDNPTLNESWDFHLLPGSPALNKGTTAFVRNFPDGLTVNGIVYPSPAPSVNIGAFGLK, encoded by the coding sequence ATGAAACTGAATAAATTATTAATAGCAGCAGTCCTGATGACTGCGCTGTTTGCCAGCTGTAAAAAAGCGAATATTGATGTGGATACCACGCCAGTTGTACAAAATGGTAATGGTATCTCAGGTGAAGTATTTGGTATCTGGACCAAAGGAAGTGTAGTGAGAGTTACCGGTGATATTATTGTTCCTGCAACAAAATCACTGGTAATTGAAGAAGGAGTAACGGTGATTATGGATACCATAGCTAAACCGGAATTCATTGTTCTGGGAAACTTATATTCTATGGGAACAGCAGCCAGCCCGGTAAAGATAACCATAGAAGAAAACTACAGAACGGCGGCCAATAAATTTGGTAAACTTTGGGGAGGGATATTAGCTGCTCCAACCTGTTCAGAACTGTTACTCGATAATACGATTCTTGAATATGGTGGTGGTGCAACAACAGAAGCATCCACATCAGTTAAAATGGGCTTGTATAAAGCTAAGAGTGGGGAGAATACACCTGCACTATGGTTTTCAAATGTAAAAGGTAAACTGGTAGTGAGCAATAGTACATTCAGATATTTCAGAGATGATTGTACCTATATCGAAGGTGGAAAGATTATCTTTTCCAATAACAGATTCTACAGTACCGGTCTGGTAGGAGGTGAAGGAATCAATATTAAGTCCGGCTGTCTGGCAGATATAAGTTATAATTTGTTTTATGCCACCAATACTAATGCCCTTAAACTCTCGAATGTAGGTGACCGTACGCCGCAGGCCCATGTGGTAGCTTATAATAATACAATGCTGAATACCGGCTGGAGAAGGCCAACCGCAAAAGGAGGTTCAGTATGGCTGGAGTCAACTATCTACGCTGAATTGTATAATAACCTGTTTGCCAATGTCCGTTTTGGGATTAAAAGAGATATTAAGCTGCCTGAAGATAAGCGTTCTGTGTTTAAAAACTCTCTGTATTATGGATATAACCAGGTAACAGCAGACCAGTTTCAGCCAAAGACTGATATCATTGCCGGAACAAACGATGTTATTGGGAAGCTGGCAGGAGAAAACGATCCTAAATTTGTAAACTATCCATTGAATACAGCAACTGATAACCCTACATTGAATGAAAGCTGGGATTTTCATTTACTACCTGGCTCGCCAGCGCTGAACAAAGGAACAACAGCATTTGTACGTAATTTTCCGGACGGCCTGACCGTTAACGGAATTGTTTATCCATCACCGGCACCTTCGGTTAATATAGGGGCATTTGGATTAAAATAA